The following coding sequences are from one Streptomyces dengpaensis window:
- a CDS encoding endonuclease/exonuclease/phosphatase family protein, which translates to METAAAGWAGTEGADGAVGRRGGGRGVAAWAAGLSLAGVSVVAGFRVADSDGITPVPQLLAFLPWLLVPTGLGLLLALLARWRFGLVWGVVALGLLAWFIEPYGKTGEPGGAPVAEVRVMTSNVEFGQGTGSLITAVRRHRPDILFVQECEYGCARALEDAFGGSGGAYPYREAVEGASSDGSVIMSRFPLTGADGVRGTMGMPGAVADVKGHDVRLQLAHPMPPLPGRLGVWRRELGELRDYAAASEGLTVLAGDFNASQDHAAFRRILDTGLRDSSRLAGAPRTPSWPARTTPTLGAQIDHVLVSADFSAHEAMFPRLSGTDHRALVVDLTLHQYE; encoded by the coding sequence TTGGAGACTGCGGCGGCCGGGTGGGCCGGGACCGAGGGGGCCGACGGGGCCGTCGGGCGGCGAGGCGGTGGGCGGGGCGTCGCGGCCTGGGCGGCGGGGTTGTCGCTGGCCGGGGTGAGTGTCGTGGCCGGGTTCCGGGTGGCCGACAGCGACGGGATCACGCCCGTGCCGCAGTTGCTGGCGTTTCTGCCGTGGCTGCTCGTGCCCACCGGCCTGGGGCTGCTGCTCGCGCTGCTCGCGCGGTGGCGGTTCGGGCTGGTGTGGGGGGTGGTCGCCCTGGGGCTCCTCGCGTGGTTCATCGAGCCGTACGGGAAGACCGGCGAACCCGGCGGCGCGCCCGTGGCCGAGGTGCGGGTGATGACCTCCAACGTGGAGTTCGGGCAGGGGACCGGCTCGCTCATCACCGCCGTACGGCGGCACAGGCCCGACATCCTGTTTGTGCAGGAGTGCGAGTACGGATGCGCGCGGGCGCTGGAGGACGCCTTCGGGGGGAGCGGCGGCGCCTATCCGTATCGCGAGGCCGTCGAGGGGGCCTCGTCCGACGGGTCCGTCATCATGAGCCGTTTCCCGCTGACGGGGGCCGACGGTGTGCGCGGCACCATGGGCATGCCCGGCGCCGTCGCCGACGTGAAAGGCCACGACGTACGGCTGCAGCTCGCCCACCCCATGCCCCCGCTCCCCGGCCGGCTCGGCGTCTGGCGGCGCGAACTCGGGGAGCTGCGCGACTACGCAGCCGCGAGCGAGGGCCTCACCGTCCTCGCCGGAGACTTCAACGCCTCCCAGGACCACGCCGCCTTCCGCCGCATCCTCGACACCGGCCTGCGCGACAGCTCCCGCCTCGCCGGAGCCCCCCGCACCCCGAGCTGGCCCGCGCGGACCACCCCCACGCTCGGCGCCCAGATCGACCACGTCCTCGTCTCCGCGGACTTCTCCGCGCACGAGGCGATGTTCCCGCGCCTGTCCGGCACCGACCATCGCGCCCTCGTCGTCGATCTCACCCTCCACCAGTACGAATGA
- a CDS encoding FUSC family protein — translation MSREFPISLTPPDWLVRNLQPQKAPVNWAAAVRAAVAMALPLAIGIAVGEPGYGALSSIGALSGVIGDTADAYRLRIVNIAVPQLVGALGVTIGALVFGHGWVAVAALTGVALISGMISTIGAVSSAAGLLLLLNCVIGAGLPLPGQWWLVPLLMTSGGLLVLLLALLSWPLRSGVPERTAVADTYRAVADLLAAGGTGTYEEARHAVTQSLNQSYDVVLARRAFHHGRSPDLVRLLAQLNAVTPVVEAAPAAHQYGKPLPAAVPAAALRLADVVETGATGPLTLRLPAPTNETARAVDQALRHAADVVTGQAPDPRNVGDRLGRPAALRIRAARAARNVLLSAGSWRYGLRLAVCIGLAQVLVSIIAVPRSYWVVLTVTFVMKPDFGSVFSRALLRALGTVAGLVVAAAVLSFVPPGWWDVLVVLVLAPLIPVFTPRGYGYQTAAITPVILVLTDTLHRQGIGLLAPRLLDSLIGCAIALVAGYLLWPESWHTRVGDRLADAVADTAGYVEYAFRSDADPDARARRRRGLYRDLSSIRTEFQRALTEPPPTGRRAAAWWPLVVAVERIVDATTAAGVRVRQGAPSPSAAEVAQVVLQLRDLSDRLRESDVLTAVRTDLMGPSDSVLEPLRQEVAAARAIASPH, via the coding sequence ATGTCGCGCGAGTTCCCCATCAGCCTCACTCCTCCCGACTGGCTGGTCAGGAACCTCCAACCGCAGAAAGCCCCCGTCAACTGGGCCGCCGCCGTCCGCGCCGCCGTCGCCATGGCCCTGCCGCTCGCCATCGGCATCGCTGTCGGAGAACCGGGCTACGGCGCCCTCTCCTCCATCGGCGCCCTGTCCGGGGTCATCGGCGACACGGCGGACGCCTACCGCCTGCGGATCGTCAACATCGCCGTCCCGCAGCTCGTCGGCGCGCTCGGCGTCACCATCGGCGCGCTCGTGTTCGGGCACGGCTGGGTCGCCGTCGCCGCCCTCACCGGGGTCGCGCTGATCTCCGGGATGATCTCGACGATCGGCGCCGTGTCCTCGGCGGCCGGACTGCTGCTGCTCCTCAACTGCGTGATCGGCGCCGGACTTCCGCTGCCGGGGCAGTGGTGGCTGGTGCCTCTGCTGATGACGAGCGGCGGGCTCCTCGTCCTGCTCCTCGCGCTGCTCTCCTGGCCGCTGCGCTCGGGCGTGCCGGAGCGGACCGCCGTCGCGGACACCTACCGCGCGGTCGCCGATCTGCTCGCCGCGGGCGGGACCGGCACATACGAGGAGGCCCGTCACGCCGTCACCCAGTCCCTCAACCAGTCGTACGACGTCGTTCTCGCCCGGCGTGCCTTCCACCACGGCCGCAGCCCCGACCTCGTCCGGCTGCTCGCCCAGCTCAACGCCGTCACCCCCGTCGTCGAAGCCGCCCCCGCCGCCCACCAGTACGGCAAGCCGCTGCCCGCCGCGGTCCCCGCCGCCGCACTCCGTCTCGCCGACGTCGTGGAGACCGGCGCCACCGGACCCCTGACGCTGCGCCTGCCCGCCCCCACCAACGAGACCGCGCGCGCCGTCGACCAGGCCCTGCGCCACGCCGCCGACGTCGTGACCGGCCAGGCCCCCGACCCACGCAACGTCGGCGACCGCCTCGGCCGGCCCGCCGCCCTGCGCATCCGCGCCGCCCGAGCCGCCCGCAACGTCCTGCTGTCCGCCGGTTCCTGGCGCTACGGCCTGCGTCTCGCCGTCTGCATCGGCCTCGCGCAGGTGCTGGTCTCGATCATTGCGGTGCCGCGCTCGTACTGGGTCGTCCTCACCGTCACCTTCGTGATGAAGCCCGACTTCGGGTCCGTGTTCTCCCGGGCGCTGCTGCGCGCGCTGGGCACGGTGGCCGGGCTCGTCGTCGCGGCCGCGGTCCTCAGCTTCGTGCCGCCCGGCTGGTGGGACGTGCTCGTCGTCCTCGTGCTCGCCCCGCTGATCCCGGTGTTCACCCCGCGCGGCTACGGCTACCAGACCGCCGCCATCACCCCGGTGATCCTCGTCCTCACCGACACCCTCCACCGCCAGGGCATCGGGCTCCTCGCGCCCCGCCTCCTCGACTCGCTCATCGGGTGTGCGATCGCGCTCGTCGCCGGGTATCTGCTGTGGCCGGAGAGCTGGCACACCCGGGTCGGCGACCGGCTCGCGGACGCCGTCGCCGACACGGCCGGGTATGTGGAGTACGCCTTCAGAAGCGACGCCGATCCCGACGCCCGCGCCCGCCGGCGCCGCGGCCTCTACCGCGACCTCTCCTCCATCCGTACGGAGTTCCAGCGCGCCCTGACCGAACCGCCGCCCACCGGTCGCCGCGCCGCCGCCTGGTGGCCGCTCGTCGTCGCCGTCGAACGGATCGTGGACGCCACGACCGCGGCCGGGGTCCGCGTCCGACAGGGCGCACCGTCGCCGTCCGCCGCCGAGGTCGCCCAGGTAGTCCTCCAGCTCCGGGACCTGTCCGACAGGCTGCGCGAGAGCGACGTACTCACGGCCGTCCGTACGGATCTGATGGGGCCGTCGGACAGCGTGCTCGAACCCCTGCGGCAGGAGGTCGCGGCGGCACGGGCGATCGCTTCGCCGCACTGA
- a CDS encoding PhoX family protein — protein MRRMLPLIGTPSSHPGGRSAMTCRFRCGDACFHEVPNTSDNAYVGDVIAGALSRRSMMRAAAVVTVATATGAAVVGTGAPEAQAAEAQAAGAGASDAAYWSKKGARGLRFAPVAPNTTDAVVIPDGYHQNVVIRWGEPILRGAPAFDPENQTAKAQAGQFGYNNDFLALLPLPGERGRELLVANHEYTDEILMFRGYDAANPTREQVEIAWAAHGLSAVVVEADRRTGKLTAVPRHHLNRRVTATTEFRLTGPAAGSDLLKTSADPTGTKVLGTLNNCSGGTTPWGTTLHGEENFNQYFANSSRPTDKRYGIGTAASERKWERFDKRFDVAQEPNEVHRFGYVVEFDPYDPSSTPRKHTALGRFKHEAATIRLTADGRPVVYTGDDERFDYFYKFVSSKRMKHGTSRAVREHNLSLLDEGTLYVAKLTGDSPAIEIDGTGKLPSDGEFDGSGEWIPLATATAKGAVSHVEGMTADEVFVFTRLAGDKVGATKMDRPEDIEPNPRTGKVYVALTNNSNRGVGTNAKADEANPRNANKHGHILELTERWNRPESTTFAWLLFLVAGDPADPATYFAGFPKDKVSPISCPDNVAFDPHGNLWISTDGAQLGSHDGLFGVATTGERRGELKQFLTVPNGAETCGPVIGDRQVLVAVQHPGEIDGATVDKPASTWPDGPGKIVRPAVVAVWRADGCDIGS, from the coding sequence GTGCGCAGAATGCTGCCGTTGATCGGAACACCCAGCTCGCATCCCGGCGGCAGGTCCGCCATGACCTGCCGGTTCCGCTGTGGTGACGCCTGCTTCCATGAGGTGCCCAACACCAGCGACAACGCCTACGTCGGTGACGTCATCGCCGGCGCGCTGAGCCGCCGTTCGATGATGCGGGCCGCGGCCGTCGTCACGGTGGCCACGGCGACGGGTGCCGCCGTCGTCGGTACCGGCGCCCCCGAGGCCCAGGCCGCTGAGGCCCAGGCGGCCGGGGCCGGGGCGAGCGACGCGGCGTACTGGAGCAAGAAGGGGGCGCGCGGGCTTCGTTTCGCTCCCGTCGCTCCCAACACCACCGACGCCGTCGTCATACCCGACGGCTACCACCAGAACGTCGTGATCCGCTGGGGCGAGCCCATCCTCCGCGGTGCCCCCGCCTTCGACCCGGAGAACCAGACGGCCAAGGCGCAGGCCGGGCAGTTCGGGTACAACAACGACTTCCTGGCCCTCCTCCCCCTCCCGGGCGAGCGCGGGCGCGAACTTCTCGTCGCCAATCACGAGTACACCGACGAGATCCTGATGTTCCGCGGCTACGACGCCGCGAACCCCACCCGTGAGCAGGTCGAGATCGCGTGGGCCGCGCACGGTCTTTCCGCCGTCGTGGTCGAGGCGGACCGCAGGACCGGCAAGCTCACCGCCGTGCCGCGGCACCACCTCAACCGCCGCGTGACCGCCACCACCGAGTTCCGGCTCACCGGTCCGGCCGCCGGCTCGGACCTCCTCAAGACCTCCGCCGACCCGACCGGCACCAAGGTCCTCGGCACCCTCAACAACTGCTCGGGCGGTACGACTCCCTGGGGCACGACCCTGCACGGCGAGGAGAACTTCAACCAGTACTTCGCCAACAGCAGCCGCCCCACGGACAAGCGGTACGGCATCGGCACCGCCGCCTCCGAGCGCAAGTGGGAGCGTTTCGACAAGCGCTTCGACGTCGCCCAGGAGCCGAACGAGGTGCACCGCTTCGGGTACGTCGTGGAGTTCGACCCGTACGACCCGTCCTCCACGCCCCGCAAGCACACCGCCCTCGGCCGCTTCAAGCACGAGGCCGCGACCATCCGCCTCACCGCCGACGGGCGCCCCGTCGTCTACACCGGTGACGACGAGCGCTTCGACTACTTCTACAAGTTCGTCAGCAGCAAGCGGATGAAGCACGGCACCTCCCGCGCCGTCCGCGAGCACAACCTCTCCCTCCTCGACGAGGGCACGCTGTACGTCGCCAAGCTGACCGGCGACTCCCCGGCGATCGAGATCGACGGCACGGGCAAGCTGCCGTCCGACGGAGAGTTCGACGGCAGCGGCGAGTGGATTCCGCTGGCCACCGCCACCGCCAAGGGCGCCGTCTCGCACGTCGAGGGCATGACCGCCGACGAGGTCTTCGTCTTCACGCGGCTCGCCGGTGACAAGGTCGGCGCGACCAAGATGGACCGGCCCGAGGACATCGAGCCCAACCCGCGCACCGGCAAGGTGTACGTCGCGCTCACCAACAACAGCAACCGCGGTGTCGGTACGAACGCCAAGGCGGACGAGGCCAACCCGCGCAACGCCAACAAGCACGGCCACATCCTGGAGCTCACCGAGCGCTGGAACCGGCCGGAGAGCACCACGTTCGCCTGGCTGCTCTTCCTCGTCGCGGGCGACCCGGCCGACCCGGCCACCTACTTCGCGGGCTTCCCGAAGGACAAGGTCAGCCCGATCTCCTGCCCGGACAACGTGGCCTTCGACCCGCACGGCAACCTGTGGATCTCCACCGACGGCGCGCAACTCGGTTCGCACGACGGCCTGTTCGGCGTCGCGACCACGGGCGAGCGGCGCGGTGAGCTGAAGCAGTTCCTGACCGTGCCGAACGGCGCCGAGACCTGCGGTCCGGTCATCGGGGACCGTCAGGTGCTGGTCGCCGTCCAGCACCCGGGCGAGATCGACGGCGCGACCGTCGACAAGCCGGCCAGCACCTGGCCCGACGGCCCCGGCAAGATCGTCCGCCCGGCGGTCGTGGCCGTGTGGCGCGCGGACGGCTGCGACATCGGCAGCTAG
- a CDS encoding VWA domain-containing protein — MGILTLLRNAFGRSRKGRDADAGTSREPSTPTVPSPSPEPAPSKEAAPEATDRVPAQEADRAPAAEPEPKIPSPASEPNPSVVDDLVSAAFDNVTVPKPTTSPDPEAAPEPEAQAEAQAQPEPEPQAEPEAEAEAAAEPEAEAEPEAEAAAEPVPTAEAEPATEPEAAAEAEPVMELVTEVEAEPVAETEAELVVEPEPVAEAAAEAEPVAAEEPAAADGEAPQGPPAVDDEGSTSGAGANDPAEGEAEAETEPPTEAEPIPAQADEPAAADGDEAPQGPPAVDDEGSTSGASGNDPAEGEAEAETEPPTEAEPIPAQADEPAAADGDEAPQGPPAVDDEGSTSGASGNDPAEGEAEAETEPPTEAEPIPAQADEPAAADGESRTGGAGANDPAEGEGEAEADTPAEGEAEADTEPHGTPAVPVTHIKTTAPTLATAYAEAGTALQKRDLTGTRANIYLVLDRSASMRPYYKDGSAQALGEQALALAAHLDPEATVNVVFFSTELDGTGELTLSEHENKIDELHAGLGRMGRTSYHAAVEEVVTHHEKHHPAGERALVIFQTDGAPDAKTPATQSLTDAAKNHPTVFFSFVAFGEHDNKAFDYLRKLKSDNTAFFHAGPTPRELTDAELYEGVLANWRP, encoded by the coding sequence ATGGGCATTCTCACTCTCCTGCGGAACGCGTTCGGCCGCTCACGCAAGGGGCGTGACGCCGACGCCGGGACCTCGCGAGAGCCTTCGACTCCGACGGTTCCGTCCCCGTCTCCGGAGCCGGCCCCCTCCAAGGAGGCCGCCCCCGAGGCGACCGACCGGGTTCCCGCCCAGGAGGCCGACCGGGCCCCTGCCGCGGAGCCCGAGCCGAAAATTCCGTCCCCCGCCTCCGAGCCCAACCCGTCGGTGGTGGACGACCTGGTATCGGCGGCCTTCGACAACGTGACGGTCCCGAAGCCGACGACTTCCCCGGACCCGGAGGCCGCGCCTGAGCCGGAGGCTCAGGCGGAGGCTCAGGCTCAGCCGGAGCCGGAGCCTCAGGCGGAGCCGGAGGCGGAGGCGGAGGCTGCGGCTGAGCCGGAGGCGGAGGCTGAGCCGGAGGCGGAGGCTGCGGCTGAGCCGGTGCCGACCGCCGAGGCCGAGCCGGCCACGGAGCCGGAGGCTGCGGCCGAGGCGGAGCCTGTGATGGAGCTGGTGACCGAGGTCGAGGCTGAGCCGGTCGCCGAGACCGAGGCGGAGCTCGTGGTCGAGCCCGAGCCGGTGGCTGAGGCTGCGGCCGAGGCCGAGCCTGTCGCTGCCGAGGAGCCCGCGGCCGCCGACGGCGAGGCCCCACAGGGGCCACCCGCAGTCGACGACGAAGGCAGCACGAGTGGTGCGGGCGCGAACGACCCGGCCGAAGGCGAAGCCGAGGCCGAGACCGAACCGCCCACCGAGGCCGAGCCCATCCCCGCACAGGCAGACGAACCCGCAGCCGCCGACGGCGACGAGGCCCCACAGGGGCCACCCGCAGTCGACGACGAAGGCAGCACGAGTGGTGCGAGCGGGAACGACCCGGCCGAAGGCGAAGCCGAGGCCGAGACCGAACCGCCCACCGAGGCCGAGCCCATCCCCGCACAGGCAGACGAACCCGCAGCCGCCGACGGCGACGAGGCCCCACAGGGGCCACCCGCAGTCGACGACGAAGGCAGCACGAGTGGTGCGAGCGGGAACGACCCGGCCGAAGGCGAAGCCGAGGCCGAGACCGAACCGCCCACCGAGGCCGAGCCCATCCCCGCACAGGCAGACGAACCCGCAGCCGCCGACGGCGAAAGCCGCACGGGTGGTGCGGGCGCGAACGACCCGGCCGAAGGCGAAGGCGAAGCCGAGGCGGACACCCCTGCCGAAGGCGAAGCCGAGGCGGACACCGAGCCCCACGGCACCCCCGCCGTACCCGTCACCCACATCAAGACAACCGCCCCCACCCTGGCAACGGCGTACGCCGAAGCAGGGACGGCCCTCCAGAAGAGGGACCTCACCGGCACACGCGCCAACATCTACCTCGTCCTGGACCGCTCCGCGTCCATGCGCCCGTACTACAAGGACGGCTCCGCCCAGGCCCTCGGCGAGCAGGCCCTCGCCCTCGCCGCCCACCTCGACCCCGAGGCCACGGTGAACGTCGTCTTCTTCTCCACGGAGCTTGACGGCACCGGCGAACTCACCCTCTCCGAGCACGAGAACAAGATCGACGAGCTCCACGCCGGCCTCGGCCGCATGGGCCGTACGAGCTACCACGCGGCCGTGGAGGAAGTAGTCACCCACCACGAGAAGCACCACCCGGCCGGGGAGCGGGCCCTCGTGATCTTCCAGACGGACGGCGCCCCGGACGCGAAGACCCCGGCCACCCAGTCCCTCACGGACGCGGCCAAGAACCACCCCACGGTGTTCTTCTCCTTCGTCGCCTTCGGCGAGCACGACAACAAGGCCTTCGACTACCTCCGCAAGCTGAAGTCCGACAACACGGCCTTCTTCCACGCGGGCCCCACCCCGCGCGAGCTGACGGACGCGGAGCTCTACGAGGGCGTACTGGCGAACTGGCGCCCGTAG
- the metG gene encoding methionine--tRNA ligase: MARHLITSALPYINGIKHLGNMVGSMLPADVYSRYLRQRGHDVLYICATDEHGTPAELAAKEQGIPVDEFCAQAHDAQKAVYDGFELAFDYFGRSSSPENREITQHFARRLNENGFIEERAIRQVYSPADGRFLPDRYVEGTCPHCGYDKARGDQCENCTRVLDPTDLINPRSAISGSTDLEVRETKHLFLLQSKLQNEVREWVARHDNVWPHLASSIAHKWLNEGLHDRAITRDLDWGVPVPADTWPELAAEGKVFYVWFDAPIEYIGATKEWADQDPENRDWKSWWYDADSGENPVRYTEFMAKDNVPFHTVMFPATELGVREPWKKVDYVKAFNWLTYYGGKFSTSQKRGVFTDQALDTLPADYWRYFLIANAPESDDSSFTWEHFTTTVNKDLADTLGNFVNRVLSFSKKRFGEEVPAGAEAGEAEAKLGEEIASLLAEYETQMEALQFRKAAAALRALWSAGNSYLEEKAPWLEIKTNPEGAALTLRTAMNLIHLYSVVSEPFIPASAQAMRSAFTLADTASDQKRATWVTPDEARTLSSVPAGTPFTVPPVLFAKITDEDLETYKERFGGAAE; encoded by the coding sequence ATGGCTCGACACCTCATCACCAGCGCCCTTCCGTACATCAACGGGATCAAGCACCTGGGCAACATGGTGGGGTCCATGCTCCCGGCGGACGTGTACTCCCGGTACCTCCGCCAGCGCGGCCACGACGTCCTGTACATCTGCGCGACGGACGAGCACGGCACCCCGGCCGAACTGGCGGCCAAGGAGCAGGGCATCCCGGTCGACGAGTTCTGCGCGCAGGCGCACGACGCGCAGAAGGCGGTGTACGACGGCTTCGAGCTGGCCTTCGACTACTTCGGCCGCAGCTCCAGCCCGGAGAACCGCGAGATCACCCAGCACTTCGCGCGCCGCCTGAACGAGAACGGCTTCATCGAGGAGCGCGCGATCCGCCAGGTGTACTCGCCGGCGGACGGCCGCTTCCTCCCGGACCGCTACGTCGAGGGCACCTGCCCGCACTGCGGCTACGACAAGGCGCGCGGCGACCAGTGCGAGAACTGCACCCGCGTCCTCGACCCGACGGACCTGATCAACCCGCGCTCGGCGATCAGCGGCTCCACGGACCTGGAGGTCCGCGAGACCAAGCACCTCTTCCTCCTCCAGTCGAAGCTGCAGAACGAGGTCAGGGAGTGGGTGGCCCGCCACGACAACGTCTGGCCGCACCTCGCCTCCTCGATCGCCCACAAGTGGCTGAACGAGGGCCTGCACGACCGCGCGATCACCCGTGACCTGGACTGGGGCGTCCCCGTCCCGGCGGACACCTGGCCGGAGCTGGCGGCGGAGGGCAAGGTCTTCTACGTCTGGTTCGACGCCCCGATCGAGTACATCGGCGCGACGAAGGAGTGGGCGGACCAGGACCCGGAGAACCGCGACTGGAAGTCCTGGTGGTATGACGCGGACTCCGGCGAGAACCCGGTCCGCTACACGGAGTTCATGGCGAAGGACAACGTCCCGTTCCACACGGTGATGTTCCCGGCCACGGAGCTCGGCGTACGCGAGCCCTGGAAGAAGGTCGACTACGTCAAGGCCTTCAACTGGCTGACGTACTACGGCGGGAAGTTCTCCACGTCCCAGAAGCGCGGTGTCTTCACCGACCAGGCGCTGGACACCCTCCCGGCCGACTACTGGCGCTACTTCCTGATCGCCAACGCCCCGGAGTCGGACGACTCGTCCTTCACCTGGGAGCACTTCACGACCACGGTCAACAAGGACCTCGCCGACACGCTCGGCAACTTCGTCAACCGTGTCCTGTCCTTCTCGAAGAAGCGCTTCGGCGAGGAGGTCCCGGCGGGCGCCGAGGCCGGCGAGGCGGAGGCGAAGCTCGGCGAGGAGATCGCGAGCCTGCTGGCCGAGTACGAAACCCAGATGGAGGCCCTCCAGTTCCGCAAGGCGGCCGCCGCGCTGCGCGCCCTGTGGTCGGCGGGCAACTCCTACCTGGAGGAGAAGGCGCCCTGGCTGGAGATCAAGACCAACCCGGAGGGCGCGGCCCTGACCCTCCGTACGGCGATGAACCTGATCCACCTCTACTCGGTGGTCTCGGAACCCTTCATCCCGGCCTCCGCCCAGGCCATGCGCTCGGCGTTCACCCTCGCGGACACTGCATCTGATCAAAAGCGCGCGACGTGGGTGACCCCGGACGAGGCCCGCACGCTGTCCTCCGTCCCGGCGGGCACCCCCTTCACGGTTCCCCCGGTCCTCTTCGCCAAGATCACGGACGAGGACCTGGAAACGTACAAGGAGCGCTTCGGCGGCGCCGCGGAGTAA
- a CDS encoding DUF5707 domain-containing protein, producing the protein MRRRAIFAVLATATVLGGFAAPAALADETVGDIQINQVLVNGGKDIVIGTADRTVTISVTATDPSGIWDADFYLWRGPSGVDPYDNATDYVLPNEDFTPADCVASSATTSTCSKTFTFEPDSWLTSADAGTWKAGVQVSANDDSRAERWAATTTRLKRTSKLTVNASPEPVVKGRTLTVSGSLTRVSWDTLDYRGYAGQPVKLQFRKAGSTTYTTVKTVNTSSTGALSTTATASEDGYWRWSFAGTSTTPAVNATGDYVDVQ; encoded by the coding sequence ATGCGCAGACGCGCGATCTTTGCCGTGCTCGCCACCGCCACCGTGCTGGGCGGCTTCGCCGCTCCGGCCGCGCTGGCGGACGAGACCGTCGGCGATATCCAGATCAACCAGGTCCTGGTCAACGGTGGCAAGGACATCGTGATCGGCACGGCCGACCGTACCGTCACGATTTCCGTGACCGCCACCGACCCGTCGGGCATCTGGGACGCGGACTTCTACCTGTGGCGGGGCCCGTCCGGTGTCGACCCCTACGACAACGCCACCGACTACGTCCTGCCGAACGAGGACTTCACCCCCGCGGACTGCGTCGCCTCCAGCGCCACCACGTCCACCTGCTCGAAGACCTTCACCTTCGAACCCGACTCGTGGCTGACCAGCGCCGACGCCGGGACCTGGAAGGCCGGTGTCCAGGTGTCGGCCAACGACGACAGCCGGGCCGAGCGGTGGGCGGCCACCACCACCCGCCTCAAGCGCACATCCAAGCTCACCGTCAACGCGAGCCCGGAGCCGGTCGTCAAGGGCAGGACCCTCACCGTCAGCGGCAGCCTCACCCGCGTCAGCTGGGACACCCTCGATTACCGGGGCTACGCCGGCCAGCCGGTCAAGCTCCAGTTCCGCAAGGCGGGCTCCACCACCTACACGACGGTCAAGACGGTGAACACCTCGAGTACCGGCGCCCTGAGCACCACGGCCACCGCGTCCGAGGACGGCTACTGGCGCTGGTCCTTCGCCGGCACCTCCACCACCCCCGCCGTCAACGCGACCGGCGACTACGTCGACGTGCAGTAG
- a CDS encoding PH domain-containing protein: MALFGNAHTVDPASAQQDFARLMGQNEQVHAAYQLIRDTILFTDRRLILVDKQGITGKKVEYHSIPYRSITHFAVETAGTFDLDAELKIWISGSSVPVEKTFTKGVDIYEVQAILTQFVAR; the protein is encoded by the coding sequence ATGGCACTTTTCGGGAACGCGCACACCGTCGACCCGGCCTCGGCACAGCAGGACTTCGCGCGCCTGATGGGCCAGAACGAGCAGGTCCACGCGGCGTACCAGCTGATACGCGACACCATCCTGTTCACCGACCGTCGCCTCATCCTGGTCGACAAGCAGGGCATCACCGGCAAGAAGGTGGAGTACCACTCCATCCCGTACCGCAGCATCACCCACTTCGCGGTGGAGACCGCCGGCACCTTCGACCTCGACGCCGAGCTGAAGATCTGGATCTCCGGCTCCTCGGTCCCCGTCGAGAAGACCTTCACGAAGGGCGTCGACATCTACGAGGTCCAGGCGATCCTCACGCAGTTCGTTGCGCGGTAG